The genomic DNA ACGGGGACCTACCTCGGGAACAACACGACGATCGGATTCTGGGGCACGACCAGCCGGCAGAAGGAAACCGAGCTGTCCAGAAGGAGTGGGCCCGAAAACGAGGGACCGTTCGTGCAGATTCAGCGGATGGGACAGACGCTCATCAAGACCGTCTTCATTCCCGCCGCGCAGCGAGACCGATACAACCGGAGCGTTCCCGAGGACGACCTGGCCGACCTGAACAACTTCTCCGTCCCCCCCGAGGCTCCTGGCTTCAGCCGCTTCATCCCGGACGCCTTGACGACCATGGACAATGACGGGACCGGCAACACGATCGCCGCGCGAGCAGCCGTCCTCACCGCCCTCGGCGTGGCAACCCTTCCGAGCGGCGCCCCACTGTTGCCCGGCCTGGCCGGCTTGCCCAATACCAATCGGAACCTGATCCGCCACGTCATCTTCCCCGATGTGCTGCGGATCAACCTCAACATCCTGCCGCCCGGTGACCTCGTCGTCGCGGCGAACGGGCTGCAGAACGGCCGGCGGCTGGACGATGACGTGACCGACATCCTTCTGAGGCTGGCCCGCCAGCTCGCCGACGTGAACTTCCCGCCTGGGAGCGGGGTGCCAGGCAGCGGCCCGCTGCGGCCGGGCGCCCTGAATTGCACTGTGCTGCCGAACTGCCCCGACCGGCGGGTCCTGGCGGTCCTTCAGGGGACCGATTTCATCGAGCCCGACGCCGACGTGCCGAATCTGGCCAACAGCGGACAAGACCGGCCGCTGCTCACTGACTTCCCATTCTTCGGGGAGGCGCACCCCCTGCCCGGGAACACGACGCCGGCTCCCGGCACGGTCGGCTACCCGACCACGCCGAACGACCCGACGTAGGGCGCGGCCGCGGTCAGGCGAAAAGAGAGCGGTGAGTTGATCAGGGGGAGGGAGATGGCGGCAGCACGCGTTGTTCTTCTCGCCATCTCCCTTCTCCTCTCGC from Candidatus Methylomirabilota bacterium includes the following:
- a CDS encoding DUF4331 family protein; amino-acid sequence: TGTYLGNNTTIGFWGTTSRQKETELSRRSGPENEGPFVQIQRMGQTLIKTVFIPAAQRDRYNRSVPEDDLADLNNFSVPPEAPGFSRFIPDALTTMDNDGTGNTIAARAAVLTALGVATLPSGAPLLPGLAGLPNTNRNLIRHVIFPDVLRINLNILPPGDLVVAANGLQNGRRLDDDVTDILLRLARQLADVNFPPGSGVPGSGPLRPGALNCTVLPNCPDRRVLAVLQGTDFIEPDADVPNLANSGQDRPLLTDFPFFGEAHPLPGNTTPAPGTVGYPTTPNDPT